The Flavobacterium marginilacus genome window below encodes:
- a CDS encoding homogentisate 1,2-dioxygenase, with the protein MPIYHKLGNIPPKRHTQFENPKGGLYYEQLFGTEGFHGNSSLSYHIHRPTQVKEILKSYSVEPKIAIGKNIKSLLLKGFELKPEDDFLDSRKPMLVNRDCIIGLAAPRRSLTAYFYKNADADEMIFIHKGKGKLRTMLGNIPFEYGDYLIIPRGIIYQIEFDTEENRLFYVESYSPFYTPKRYKNASGQHLEHSPFCERDFILPNELESHDEKGDFIIKIKKEGMMHEVVYATHPFDVVGWDGYNFPYGFSIHNFEPITGRVHQPPPVHQTFETGTFVVCSFVPRLYDYHPKSIPAPYNHSNIDSDEVLYYVDGDFMSRNNIEQGHITLHPKGIPHGPAPGAMERSIGHKETQELAVMVDTFHPLMVTEEAMGIDDGQYYKSWTE; encoded by the coding sequence ATGCCAATATATCATAAACTGGGAAATATCCCTCCAAAGCGGCACACCCAATTTGAAAATCCAAAAGGAGGACTGTATTATGAACAGCTTTTTGGGACAGAGGGTTTTCATGGCAATTCTTCATTGTCATATCATATTCACAGACCTACTCAGGTCAAGGAAATTTTAAAATCATATTCAGTCGAACCCAAAATAGCCATTGGGAAAAACATAAAATCACTATTATTAAAAGGTTTCGAATTAAAACCCGAAGACGATTTTTTGGACAGCCGTAAGCCCATGCTGGTCAATAGAGACTGCATCATCGGACTGGCCGCGCCTAGAAGATCCCTAACCGCATATTTCTATAAAAATGCTGATGCCGACGAAATGATTTTCATTCACAAAGGCAAAGGAAAACTCCGCACTATGCTTGGAAATATTCCTTTTGAGTACGGCGATTATCTGATTATTCCGCGCGGTATTATTTACCAGATTGAATTTGACACAGAAGAAAACCGCTTATTTTATGTAGAATCCTATTCTCCGTTTTACACGCCAAAACGTTACAAAAATGCATCGGGACAGCATTTGGAACATTCGCCTTTTTGCGAACGCGATTTTATTTTGCCTAACGAACTAGAATCTCATGACGAAAAAGGAGATTTTATTATCAAAATAAAAAAGGAAGGAATGATGCACGAAGTGGTTTATGCCACGCATCCTTTTGATGTTGTGGGCTGGGATGGTTATAATTTTCCATACGGTTTCAGTATACACAACTTCGAGCCTATAACTGGACGCGTACATCAGCCGCCGCCAGTTCATCAAACTTTTGAAACGGGAACTTTTGTGGTTTGCTCATTTGTGCCAAGATTATACGATTATCATCCAAAATCCATTCCGGCGCCATACAATCACAGCAATATTGACAGCGATGAGGTTTTGTATTATGTAGACGGCGATTTCATGAGCCGAAATAATATCGAGCAGGGACACATTACACTGCATCCAAAAGGAATTCCTCACGGACCAGCACCCGGCGCGATGGAGCGAAGCATCGGACATAAGGAAACTCAGGAATTAGCCGTAATGGTCGATACTTTTCACCCGCTTATGGTGACCGAAGAAGCCATGGGAATTGATGACGGACAGTATTATAAATCTTGGACAGAATAA
- the hppD gene encoding 4-hydroxyphenylpyruvate dioxygenase, with protein sequence MSKEIKSVEYGLEKIFEGAQDFLPLLGTDYVEFYVGNAKQSAHYYKTAFGYQSLAYAGLETGVKDKASYVLKQDKIRIVLTTPLTQDSPIHDHLKKHGDGVKVAALWVEDARSAYEETMKRGARSFMEPTVEQDEYGEVVRSGIYTYGETVHIFVERKNYKGVFLPGYKEWKSDYNPEPTGLKYIDHMVGNVGWNEMNTWVKFYEDVMGFVNFLSFDDKQINTEYSALMSKVMSNGNGRIKFPINEPAEGKKKSQIEEYLDFYGGPGIQHIAIATDDIIKTVSELKARGVEFLSSPPHAYYEAIPERLGVHMSMMKEDLNEIEKLAIMVDADEDGYLLQIFTKPVQDRPTLFFEIIQRMGAKGFGAGNFKALFESIEREQELRGTL encoded by the coding sequence ATGAGTAAAGAAATAAAATCAGTAGAATACGGATTAGAGAAAATATTTGAAGGAGCACAGGATTTCCTTCCGTTATTAGGAACCGATTATGTAGAATTCTACGTAGGCAACGCAAAACAATCGGCTCATTATTATAAAACCGCTTTTGGTTATCAGTCATTGGCTTATGCCGGACTGGAAACGGGCGTAAAAGACAAAGCTTCATATGTTTTGAAACAAGACAAAATCCGAATTGTTTTGACAACTCCTTTAACGCAGGACTCTCCAATCCATGATCATTTGAAAAAGCACGGAGACGGCGTAAAAGTAGCCGCACTTTGGGTAGAAGATGCCCGAAGCGCTTATGAAGAAACAATGAAACGCGGCGCTCGTTCTTTTATGGAACCAACAGTAGAGCAGGATGAGTATGGAGAAGTAGTGCGTTCTGGAATTTATACGTATGGAGAAACGGTTCATATTTTTGTGGAACGAAAAAATTATAAAGGTGTTTTCCTGCCAGGTTACAAAGAGTGGAAATCCGATTATAATCCAGAACCAACGGGGCTTAAATATATAGATCACATGGTAGGAAATGTGGGCTGGAACGAAATGAATACTTGGGTTAAATTTTATGAAGATGTGATGGGATTTGTGAATTTCCTGTCATTTGATGACAAACAAATCAATACCGAATACTCAGCTTTGATGAGTAAAGTAATGTCCAATGGCAACGGAAGAATCAAATTCCCTATCAATGAACCAGCCGAAGGAAAGAAAAAATCGCAAATCGAAGAATACCTGGATTTTTACGGAGGACCAGGAATTCAGCACATCGCCATTGCTACTGACGATATTATAAAAACAGTTTCGGAGTTGAAAGCGAGAGGAGTGGAGTTTTTATCGTCCCCTCCTCACGCTTACTATGAAGCTATTCCCGAGAGATTGGGCGTACACATGAGTATGATGAAAGAAGATTTGAATGAAATAGAAAAACTGGCGATTATGGTTGATGCCGATGAAGACGGTTATTTATTGCAGATTTTTACCAAACCTGTTCAAGACCGTCCTACCTTGTTTTTTGAAATTATTCAGCGAATGGGAGCCAAAGGATTTGGTGCGGGGAACTTTAAAGCACTTTTTGAATCTATTGAGCGTGAACAGGAATTACGAGGAACTCTGTAA
- a CDS encoding DUF3108 domain-containing protein, with protein sequence MKKIIIFLLVIITLGFDTQKEEAFAAGEFLKFRVHYGIINAGYATIEVKDETLNNEPVFHVIGKGFSTGMTKFFFEVEDVYESYIDKETRNPYRFVRKINEGGYTKNQEGFFNQRTNRILVKDYKHKTEKAFDFPKNAQDILSSFYYLRNYPNINKIKAGESVIIDMFFDGEITKFKLKFIGREDIKTKFGVVSTMIFRPLVQSGRIFKEEESLTLWISDDYNKIPVRIKATLLVGSLKADLEDYKGLNNPFKLKAK encoded by the coding sequence ATGAAAAAAATTATAATTTTCTTGTTAGTGATTATCACTTTAGGTTTCGATACACAAAAGGAGGAAGCTTTTGCTGCAGGCGAATTTCTAAAGTTTAGAGTTCATTACGGTATTATAAATGCAGGTTATGCAACTATCGAAGTTAAGGATGAAACACTGAATAATGAGCCAGTTTTTCATGTAATAGGAAAAGGCTTTTCTACAGGTATGACCAAATTCTTTTTTGAAGTTGAGGATGTTTATGAAAGCTATATAGACAAAGAAACCAGGAACCCGTATCGTTTTGTTCGAAAAATCAATGAAGGCGGTTATACCAAAAATCAGGAAGGATTTTTCAATCAGAGAACTAACAGGATATTGGTAAAAGATTATAAACACAAAACAGAAAAGGCTTTCGATTTTCCCAAAAACGCGCAGGATATTCTTTCCTCATTTTATTATCTGCGCAATTATCCCAATATCAATAAAATAAAAGCTGGAGAATCTGTTATTATCGACATGTTTTTTGATGGAGAGATTACAAAATTTAAGTTAAAATTTATAGGTAGAGAAGATATTAAAACTAAATTTGGAGTCGTTTCGACCATGATTTTTAGACCTTTGGTGCAGTCTGGACGTATATTTAAAGAAGAGGAAAGTTTAACTTTATGGATTTCAGACGACTATAATAAGATCCCCGTTCGGATAAAAGCAACACTTTTGGTAGGGTCTTTAAAAGCGGATTTGGAAGATTACAAAGGGTTAAATAATCCGTTTAAATTAAAAGCAAAATGA
- a CDS encoding tryptophan 2,3-dioxygenase family protein, whose product MTINDTTASILDEIDQKFQQINQKTETHLEGLLWSKPITYWDYIQTDALLNLQIQRTTLPDEMVFIMYHQVNELLFKMILWEMHQISYAEKLTAVFFTERLMRISRYFDMLTTSFDIMGDGMEVEQYMKFRNTLTPASGFQSAQYRMIEIASTDLINLIDYRFRSTIDRNTPYEHALDHMYWQAAGKDHQTGEKSYLLLEFERKYKAAFITQMKEYNTINLWQKFKQLPDTDRENPELVKAMRHYDHTVNVTWVMGHLNAARKYIDNGKGDGEATGGSDWKKYMHPRYQRRIFFPELWSKEELANWGVEN is encoded by the coding sequence ATGACAATAAATGATACCACAGCATCAATTTTAGATGAAATTGATCAAAAATTCCAGCAGATTAATCAAAAAACGGAAACCCATCTTGAAGGATTGCTTTGGTCAAAACCAATAACATATTGGGATTATATACAGACAGATGCTTTATTGAATCTGCAGATTCAGAGAACAACACTGCCCGATGAAATGGTTTTTATAATGTATCATCAAGTCAATGAACTGCTTTTTAAAATGATACTTTGGGAAATGCATCAGATTTCCTATGCTGAAAAATTGACGGCAGTTTTTTTTACCGAAAGGTTAATGAGAATCAGCCGATACTTTGATATGCTTACCACTTCTTTTGATATTATGGGCGATGGAATGGAGGTAGAGCAATACATGAAGTTTAGAAATACGCTGACTCCGGCAAGCGGTTTTCAAAGCGCACAGTACAGAATGATAGAGATTGCTTCCACGGATTTAATTAATCTTATCGATTACCGTTTTCGTTCCACTATTGACCGAAATACGCCTTATGAACACGCCTTGGATCATATGTATTGGCAGGCTGCAGGAAAGGATCATCAAACAGGCGAGAAGTCCTATTTACTTTTAGAATTTGAACGTAAATACAAAGCGGCATTTATAACTCAAATGAAAGAATACAACACGATAAACCTTTGGCAGAAATTCAAACAGCTGCCAGATACTGACCGTGAAAATCCCGAATTAGTTAAGGCGATGCGTCATTATGACCATACAGTAAATGTTACTTGGGTTATGGGACATCTGAATGCTGCCAGAAAATATATTGATAACGGTAAAGGAGACGGTGAAGCCACCGGCGGGAGCGAT